A portion of the Blattabacterium clevelandi genome contains these proteins:
- a CDS encoding aspartate aminotransferase family protein: protein MELFDVYPILDIELTKSKGIYVFDKKGHMYLDFYGGHAVISIGHSHPYYVKSLTEQIHKISYYSNSVFISQKKELAYLLGCISGYENYSLFLCNSGSESNENALKIASFHTGKKKVIAFKGAFHGRTSGSLSVTDNHKIISPFNTQHKTIFIDYKDLNSLEKELKNGDICALITEGIQGVSGIIDPGLNYFRKYWELCRKYDTIFIIDEIQSGYGRTGSFFSHQLYPIKPDLITIAKGMGNGFPIGGVLIHPKFKPYYGMLGTTFGGNHLACVAGIAVLKIILKENLIENAKKMGEILLNELRMIPKIKKISGRGLMLGLEFDFPIDDLKNILIYNEKVFVGTSNNSYILRLLPPLSINLSHIKLFIKKLKKALSDL from the coding sequence ATGGAATTATTTGACGTTTATCCAATTTTAGATATAGAATTGACCAAAAGTAAAGGAATCTATGTTTTTGATAAAAAAGGACATATGTATTTAGATTTTTATGGAGGACATGCCGTCATTTCCATTGGTCATTCTCATCCATATTATGTAAAATCCTTAACAGAACAAATTCATAAAATATCCTATTATTCAAATAGTGTTTTTATTTCTCAAAAAAAAGAATTAGCCTATTTACTTGGCTGTATTTCAGGATATGAAAACTATTCGTTATTTCTTTGCAATTCCGGTTCTGAATCTAATGAAAATGCATTGAAAATAGCTTCTTTTCATACAGGGAAAAAAAAAGTTATTGCTTTTAAAGGGGCATTTCATGGAAGAACGAGCGGTAGTTTATCCGTTACGGATAATCATAAAATTATATCTCCTTTTAATACGCAACATAAAACTATATTTATAGATTATAAAGATCTTAATTCCTTAGAAAAGGAATTAAAAAATGGCGATATTTGTGCATTAATAACGGAAGGAATACAAGGTGTATCTGGAATTATAGATCCTGGGTTAAATTATTTTCGTAAATATTGGGAACTTTGTAGAAAATATGACACAATTTTTATTATTGATGAGATTCAAAGTGGATATGGAAGAACTGGATCTTTTTTTTCTCACCAATTATATCCTATAAAACCAGATTTAATTACGATTGCTAAAGGTATGGGAAATGGATTCCCCATAGGAGGTGTTCTTATCCATCCTAAATTTAAACCATATTACGGAATGTTAGGAACTACATTTGGTGGGAATCATTTAGCTTGTGTAGCAGGTATTGCTGTATTAAAAATTATTCTAAAAGAAAATTTAATTGAAAATGCAAAAAAAATGGGAGAAATACTATTAAACGAATTGCGTATGATTCCTAAAATTAAAAAAATTAGTGGTAGAGGACTTATGTTAGGGTTAGAATTTGATTTTCCTATTGATGATTTAAAAAATATTTTAATTTACAATGAAAAAGTATTTGTAGGAACATCCAATAACTCATATATATTACGATTACTCCCTCCACTGAGTATCAACCTCAGTCATATAAAATTATTTATTAAAAAACTAAAGAAGGCCTTATCAGATCTCTAA
- the carA gene encoding glutamine-hydrolyzing carbamoyl-phosphate synthase small subunit: MKKNNSSKKAMLILEDGTKYEADHFGAPVSSSGEVVFNTAMTGYTESMTDPSYKGQILTYTYPLIGNYGIPSPSYKESIHEFYESDKVQVSGLIISYYSNRPYHWNMYTTLSDWLKENGIPGLYGIDTRFIAKKLINQGGSMLGKILIMEQEDIPFYDPNQDNLSQKVSTYKKIIYGNGKYKILLVDFGLKNNILRCLLRRNCTIIRVPWDYDFTKEEYDGLVLSNGPGNPQIYEKPISYIRIAMKKERPIFGICLGNQLLGIAAGGYTYKLKYAHRGHNHPVVFIETGQNFITSQNHGYVLDTTNISREWKIFFKNLNDNTCEGIIHDFKPFFSVQFHPEASSGPTDTEFLFDFFINSIGSSRRFQK, from the coding sequence ATGAAAAAAAATAATAGTAGTAAAAAGGCTATGCTTATACTTGAAGATGGAACTAAGTATGAAGCTGATCATTTTGGAGCTCCCGTTTCCTCTTCCGGAGAAGTAGTATTTAATACAGCTATGACCGGATATACGGAAAGTATGACGGATCCATCTTACAAAGGTCAAATTTTGACTTATACTTATCCTTTAATAGGGAATTATGGAATTCCTTCTCCATCTTATAAAGAATCTATCCATGAATTTTACGAATCTGATAAGGTTCAAGTCTCAGGCCTGATTATTTCATATTATTCCAACCGTCCGTATCATTGGAATATGTATACGACTTTATCTGATTGGTTAAAAGAAAATGGTATTCCTGGATTATATGGGATAGATACTAGATTTATTGCAAAAAAACTTATAAATCAAGGAGGATCCATGTTAGGTAAAATTTTAATAATGGAACAAGAAGATATTCCCTTTTATGATCCTAATCAAGATAATCTTTCTCAAAAAGTTTCTACCTATAAAAAAATCATATATGGAAATGGAAAATATAAAATATTACTTGTAGATTTTGGATTAAAGAATAATATTTTACGTTGTTTATTGCGAAGAAATTGTACCATAATAAGGGTCCCATGGGATTATGATTTTACGAAGGAAGAATATGATGGCCTGGTCCTTTCTAATGGACCTGGAAATCCACAGATTTATGAAAAACCAATCTCCTATATTCGTATTGCTATGAAAAAAGAACGACCTATATTTGGGATATGTTTAGGAAATCAACTTTTGGGTATTGCTGCAGGAGGATATACTTATAAACTGAAGTATGCACATAGAGGACATAATCACCCTGTTGTATTTATAGAAACAGGACAAAATTTTATTACATCACAAAATCATGGATATGTTTTGGACACTACCAATATTTCTAGAGAATGGAAGATATTTTTTAAAAATTTAAATGATAACACTTGCGAAGGAATCATTCATGATTTTAAACCTTTTTTTTCGGTTCAATTTCATCCAGAAGCATCAAGTGGACCTACAGATACCGAATTTTTATTCGATTTTTTTATTAATTCGATTGGATCTTCAAGAAGATTCCAAAAATAG